Genomic window (Desulfosporosinus sp. Sb-LF):
CGAGAGAAGCGAATTGTTGTACCTACCGCAGTAGCTTTGGGCTTGGGTGGTATCGTTGGAGCTATGATAGGTTCTACTCTTTCGTCCTCCTTATTAAAAGAAATGAAAACGTTCCAACCTTACTTTGGTATCTTCACCTTAGGAATTTCGTTACGTATTGCCTATGAGTGCACAGCAAAATTCATGAATGGCCAAAAAGAAGTAAAGGCTGCAAATAACCTTTTTGCTGCAAAAGTTAAGGAACTCAAGGCCTCAGGCAAAATGAGTGAAATTAAGGAGATCGGTGTTAACTTCAGTAGAATTGGCGTCCAAAATACCTTTACCTTTGCCGGTCAAGAGTTCAAGTATAATGCTATTACAGTTTTTATTACAGGGCTAATAGTAGCAATTATCTCTGCATCCCTTGGGGTTGGCGGTGGATTTTTACTGGTTCCTTTTATGACCAGTGTGATGGGATTACCAATGTACATTGTGGCTGGGACGTCCGTCCTTTCTATATTGGTATCATCTTCAACCAGTATTTTAAATTATATTTCCATGGGCAGTCTCGTAGATGTTAAGTTCCTAGCCTTTGAATTAGTGGGCGTCGCCATTGGTACTGTAGTAGCAGCCCGAGTGTCGAAATATATCAATGCTCGTTATATGAAAATGTTCCTTGCTATTCTCTTGTTCTACATTGGTCTGAAGTATGTGTTACTGTTAGTTAACGTTAATATCTAATCCAAATTCTATATTGTTAAGCCTAATTTTCAGCTTATGTAAAATGGGGGGTTCTCGAAATGAAGTGTGCATCTTGTAAAATGAAGACCAAAAACATGTGCGACAAAGATGGGTTCGATTGCACTGGGGGAAAATACACTTTAGAAGAATGTTATGAAGACTCAAACAAACCCTTTCACCGACTAAGTGGTTGTTTCCAAGCGGAACATGGCAACAATCTTAGCCGCCTGGATGAAGTGATTATGTTTGCCAAGAGAATGGGTTATAAGAA
Coding sequences:
- a CDS encoding sulfite exporter TauE/SafE family protein, with the protein product MHFSMAGVDASPIGLILWGIFVGYVFTSVGAAGGILAGVGHMSIFGLKKANMVKPMNQILTLVSPIVGTPLYLREKRIVVPTAVALGLGGIVGAMIGSTLSSSLLKEMKTFQPYFGIFTLGISLRIAYECTAKFMNGQKEVKAANNLFAAKVKELKASGKMSEIKEIGVNFSRIGVQNTFTFAGQEFKYNAITVFITGLIVAIISASLGVGGGFLLVPFMTSVMGLPMYIVAGTSVLSILVSSSTSILNYISMGSLVDVKFLAFELVGVAIGTVVAARVSKYINARYMKMFLAILLFYIGLKYVLLLVNVNI